In a genomic window of BD1-7 clade bacterium:
- the cmpR_1 gene encoding HTH-type transcriptional activator CmpR has protein sequence MDKQYLETFIAVATTGSFSKAAELQHITQPAVSKRIANLEQTTNCQLIDRIGKHATPTHSGQVLLGYAGQLLEIMQDCETALQNMNTQIEGSLRLGVSHHIGLHRLPTTLKVFSRQHPNVELKLSFTDSSEIQGMVQTGAIELGLATLPDSLPNNIEQTMIWQDPLNFFVSGDHPLAKLSNQRQLDLTELAEFPALLPKPNNETRTLIQNLFEENQITLNQSIETNALETIRMMTSIGLGWSVLPRTMIQKELKGLNVRAPKLARQLGLIYHCSRTLSNAASAFITCLKQTK, from the coding sequence ATGGACAAGCAGTATCTAGAAACATTTATTGCAGTTGCTACAACTGGCTCCTTCTCAAAAGCAGCCGAATTACAACACATAACCCAACCTGCAGTATCCAAGCGCATAGCCAACCTCGAACAGACAACAAACTGCCAATTAATTGATCGCATCGGCAAACACGCAACCCCCACTCACAGCGGCCAAGTATTACTCGGATATGCCGGCCAGCTGCTAGAAATCATGCAAGACTGCGAAACCGCACTGCAAAATATGAATACACAAATCGAGGGTAGCCTCCGATTAGGGGTGAGTCATCACATCGGCCTCCACCGACTACCAACCACACTTAAAGTGTTTTCCCGACAACACCCAAATGTCGAACTAAAGCTGAGCTTCACTGACTCCAGCGAGATTCAGGGCATGGTTCAAACCGGCGCCATCGAGCTCGGACTTGCTACACTTCCCGACTCCCTCCCAAACAACATTGAGCAAACAATGATCTGGCAGGATCCACTGAACTTTTTTGTTAGTGGCGATCACCCACTGGCAAAGCTGAGCAACCAACGACAACTCGACTTGACTGAACTAGCTGAATTCCCCGCACTTCTACCCAAGCCAAATAATGAAACAAGAACACTGATACAAAACCTGTTTGAAGAGAACCAGATCACACTTAACCAATCTATCGAGACTAACGCCCTCGAAACCATCCGAATGATGACCAGCATTGGCCTCGGGTGGTCTGTCCTACCTCGAACTATGATCCAAAAAGAGCTGAAGGGCTTAAACGTTAGAGCGCCGAAACTTGCAAGACAGCTGGGACTTATTTACCATTGCTCGCGAACGCTATCTAATGCTGCCAGCGCATTTATAACGTGCCTCAAACAGACGAAATAA
- the leuC gene encoding 3-isopropylmalate dehydratase large subunit translates to MAAKTLYDKLWDSHVVKTRDDGTSLIYIDRQLIHEVTSPQAFEGLRLAGRKPWRVDANLATPDHNVPTTSDERAKGVEGIADPISKIQVKTLGDNCEEFGVTEFGINDVRQGIVHVVGPEQGATLPGMTIVCGDSHTSTHGALGALAHGIGTSEVEHVMATQCLIQKKMKNMLVRVDGTLQAGVTAKDVVLAVIGRIGTAGGTGYAIEFGGQVMRDISVEGRMTVCNMAIEAGARAGMVAVDDKTIEYVKGRPYAPAGDNWELAVSAWRDLVSDDGAHFDAIVEIDGSAIKPQVTWGTSPEMVLSVSDNVPGPDDYEDSVKKSDVERALQYMGLEAGQPITSIQLDRVFIGSCTNSRIEDLREAAAVVKGKKVADSLKEAIVVPGSGLVQAQAEKEGLDKVFVEAGLQWREPGCSMCLAMNADKLGYGEHCASTSNRNFEGRQGLGGRTHLVSPAMAAAAAIAGHFVDVRDI, encoded by the coding sequence ATGGCAGCGAAAACGTTATACGACAAACTTTGGGATAGTCACGTGGTGAAGACCCGTGATGATGGGACATCCCTCATTTATATTGATCGTCAGTTAATTCATGAGGTTACCTCGCCGCAAGCATTTGAAGGCTTACGGCTAGCTGGCAGGAAGCCTTGGCGTGTGGACGCCAATTTAGCAACGCCGGATCACAATGTGCCGACAACCTCGGATGAGCGTGCCAAAGGTGTTGAAGGTATTGCTGATCCAATTTCGAAGATTCAGGTTAAAACGCTGGGCGACAACTGTGAGGAGTTTGGTGTTACCGAGTTTGGTATTAATGATGTTCGTCAGGGGATTGTGCATGTGGTTGGTCCTGAGCAGGGTGCAACCTTGCCGGGCATGACCATTGTTTGTGGTGACTCGCATACGTCGACACACGGTGCGTTGGGTGCGTTGGCACACGGCATAGGGACGTCTGAAGTTGAGCACGTGATGGCGACGCAGTGCCTGATTCAAAAGAAAATGAAGAATATGTTGGTGCGTGTTGATGGTACGTTGCAAGCCGGTGTTACAGCGAAAGATGTTGTGCTTGCGGTTATAGGGCGTATTGGCACTGCTGGTGGTACCGGTTATGCCATCGAGTTTGGTGGGCAGGTGATGCGGGATATATCTGTTGAGGGGCGCATGACGGTTTGTAATATGGCCATCGAGGCGGGCGCTCGTGCGGGTATGGTTGCTGTCGATGATAAAACTATTGAGTACGTCAAGGGTCGCCCTTATGCGCCGGCTGGCGATAATTGGGAGTTGGCTGTTAGTGCATGGCGTGATTTGGTATCTGATGACGGTGCGCACTTTGATGCAATTGTTGAGATTGATGGTTCGGCAATTAAGCCTCAGGTGACCTGGGGTACATCGCCGGAAATGGTATTGTCAGTGTCTGATAATGTACCAGGGCCTGACGATTATGAAGATTCGGTGAAAAAATCTGATGTGGAGCGTGCGCTTCAGTACATGGGGCTTGAGGCGGGTCAGCCAATAACAAGTATTCAGTTGGATCGTGTGTTTATTGGATCTTGCACGAATAGCCGTATCGAAGATTTGCGTGAGGCGGCGGCTGTTGTGAAGGGTAAGAAAGTCGCTGATTCGCTAAAAGAGGCGATTGTGGTGCCGGGGTCTGGCTTGGTTCAGGCGCAAGCGGAGAAAGAAGGGCTCGATAAAGTTTTTGTTGAGGCTGGTTTGCAATGGCGGGAGCCTGGGTGCTCGATGTGTTTGGCGATGAATGCAGACAAATTGGGGTATGGTGAGCACTGTGCTTCAACCTCAAATCGAAATTTTGAGGGGCGTCAGGGGTTGGGTGGGCGTACTCACTTGGTTAGTCCTGCGATGGCTGCAGCTGCGGCGATTGCTGGTCATTTTGTCGATGTGCGTGATATTTAA
- the leuD1 gene encoding 3-isopropylmalate dehydratase small subunit 1 → MDKFTVFEGLAAPMDRANVDTDMIIPKQFLKSIKRSGFGPNLFDELRYLDEGRPDQSVDGRPLNEEFFLNQARYGGASVLLARSNFGCGSSREHAPWALLDYGFRCVIAPSFADIFFNNCFKNGILPIVLPEDQVEALFEACYANEGMTIKIDLSAQQVVTSEGVGYGFDVDPFRKHCLLNGLDDIGLTLEDADAIRAYEKKRQVQAPWLFSQA, encoded by the coding sequence ATGGATAAGTTTACTGTATTTGAAGGTCTGGCTGCGCCAATGGATCGCGCCAATGTTGATACGGATATGATCATTCCGAAGCAGTTTTTGAAATCGATCAAGCGCAGTGGGTTCGGCCCGAACCTGTTTGATGAATTGCGTTATCTCGATGAAGGTAGGCCGGATCAGTCAGTTGATGGCCGACCATTGAATGAAGAGTTCTTTTTGAATCAAGCCCGCTATGGCGGTGCCAGTGTATTGCTGGCTCGTAGTAACTTCGGTTGCGGTTCAAGTCGAGAACATGCGCCGTGGGCATTGCTGGATTATGGATTTCGGTGTGTTATTGCGCCGAGTTTTGCGGATATCTTTTTTAATAACTGCTTCAAAAACGGCATTTTGCCGATTGTATTGCCGGAAGATCAGGTTGAGGCGTTATTCGAGGCATGTTACGCCAATGAAGGCATGACGATTAAGATTGATCTGTCTGCTCAGCAGGTTGTTACGTCAGAAGGGGTTGGCTATGGGTTTGATGTTGATCCTTTCCGCAAACACTGTTTGCTGAATGGTTTGGATGATATTGGTTTGACCCTTGAAGATGCTGATGCAATTCGAGCCTATGAGAAGAAACGTCAGGTGCAGGCACCTTGGTTGTTTTCGCAGGCGTAG
- the leuB gene encoding 3-isopropylmalate dehydrogenase, giving the protein MTRNVLILPGDGIGPEIMVEAEKVLNHVNEKFSLDIATTRALVGGIAIDETGHPLPEETLEKARNADAILLGAVGGPKWDKLDMALRPEKGLLGIRSQLGLFGNLRPAILYPQLADASTLKPEVVAGLDIVIVRELTGGIYFGQPRGIRETESGEREGFNTYRYTESEIRRIATVAFDLAMKRDKRICSVDKANVLEVTVLWREIMEDVAKDYPEVELTHMYVDNAAMQLVRAPKQFDVIVTGNMFGDILSDAAAMLTGSIGMLPSASLDVNGRGMYEPCHGSAPDIAGQGKANPLATILSTAMMLRYTFGEQLAADAIERAVFSVLDQGLRTGDIHSEGCTLVNTSDMGEAVLAAMQA; this is encoded by the coding sequence ATGACTCGTAATGTATTGATTTTACCAGGCGACGGTATTGGTCCGGAAATCATGGTTGAAGCAGAAAAAGTGCTGAATCATGTAAATGAAAAATTTAGTCTGGATATTGCAACAACACGTGCTTTGGTTGGCGGTATCGCAATTGATGAAACGGGCCATCCATTGCCTGAAGAAACATTAGAAAAGGCGCGCAACGCGGATGCTATTTTGCTCGGTGCCGTTGGTGGGCCAAAGTGGGATAAGCTCGATATGGCGCTTCGTCCTGAGAAGGGTTTGTTGGGTATTCGTTCGCAGTTGGGTTTGTTCGGAAACTTGCGCCCGGCTATTTTGTACCCTCAGTTGGCGGATGCGTCGACGTTAAAGCCTGAGGTAGTTGCGGGTTTGGATATCGTTATCGTTCGTGAGCTTACTGGTGGGATCTACTTTGGTCAGCCGCGCGGTATTCGTGAAACCGAATCCGGCGAACGCGAAGGGTTTAACACCTACCGATACACAGAGTCAGAAATTCGTCGTATCGCTACCGTAGCCTTCGATTTGGCGATGAAACGTGATAAGCGTATCTGCTCTGTTGATAAGGCGAACGTACTGGAAGTAACCGTTCTGTGGCGTGAAATCATGGAGGATGTTGCGAAAGATTATCCGGAAGTTGAATTAACGCACATGTATGTTGATAACGCTGCGATGCAGTTGGTGCGTGCACCTAAGCAGTTCGACGTTATTGTTACTGGTAATATGTTTGGTGACATTTTATCCGACGCGGCAGCAATGTTAACTGGTTCAATTGGTATGTTGCCGTCGGCTTCTTTGGATGTAAATGGCCGTGGCATGTATGAGCCTTGTCATGGTTCGGCGCCAGACATTGCTGGACAAGGTAAGGCCAATCCGTTGGCGACCATTCTTTCAACAGCCATGATGCTGCGATACACCTTTGGTGAGCAACTTGCGGCAGATGCCATCGAGAGGGCTGTGTTCAGTGTGCTGGATCAGGGGTTGCGTACTGGAGACATCCACAGCGAAGGTTGTACTTTGGTCAATACGTCAGATATGGGTGAAGCGGTTCTTGCTGCTATGCAGGCTTAA
- the asd gene encoding Aspartate-semialdehyde dehydrogenase — MLKVGFVGWRGMVGSVLMERMLDENDFANIEPVFFTTSNVGGEGPQIGKPIDSLKDAHDVHELAKLDVIVSCQGGDYTGKVFEPLRELGWNGYWVDAASKLRMADDAVIVLDPVNMDVVERSLEAGGKNFVGGNCTVSLMLMAIGGLFKADLVEWVTAMTYQAASGAGAKNMRELISQMGAIESSVATELADPASAILDIDKKVADCQRGAQFPIEQFGAVLGGSLLPYIDTQLENGQSREEWKAQVETNKILGHEAGAVPIDGTCVRVGAMRCHSQALTIKLKRDVPLDEVESIIASANDWVKVIPNDRDVTLEELTPVKVTGTLSVPVGRLRKMNLGGEYLNAFTVGDQLLWGAAEPLRRMLDILVKKAG, encoded by the coding sequence ATGTTGAAAGTAGGTTTTGTAGGTTGGCGCGGTATGGTTGGCTCCGTCTTGATGGAGCGTATGCTGGACGAAAATGACTTTGCGAATATAGAGCCAGTATTTTTCACCACGTCGAATGTTGGTGGTGAAGGCCCGCAAATTGGTAAGCCGATTGATTCGTTGAAAGATGCTCATGATGTGCATGAGTTAGCCAAATTGGACGTGATCGTTTCCTGTCAAGGGGGCGACTATACCGGTAAGGTATTTGAACCGCTGCGTGAACTTGGTTGGAATGGTTACTGGGTGGATGCTGCATCTAAGCTGCGAATGGCTGATGATGCGGTAATCGTTCTTGATCCGGTCAATATGGACGTGGTTGAGCGCTCACTAGAGGCTGGCGGTAAGAATTTTGTTGGTGGTAACTGTACGGTTAGCTTGATGCTGATGGCCATTGGTGGCCTCTTTAAAGCTGATTTGGTCGAGTGGGTAACTGCGATGACTTATCAGGCTGCATCTGGTGCAGGCGCGAAGAATATGCGGGAATTGATTTCCCAAATGGGAGCGATTGAGTCCAGTGTTGCTACTGAGTTGGCTGATCCTGCTTCTGCGATTCTGGATATTGATAAAAAAGTTGCGGATTGTCAGCGTGGTGCTCAGTTTCCAATTGAGCAGTTTGGCGCTGTTTTAGGCGGGAGCTTGCTGCCTTATATCGATACACAGTTGGAAAACGGTCAAAGCCGTGAAGAATGGAAGGCGCAGGTAGAAACAAATAAGATTCTGGGTCATGAGGCGGGTGCGGTGCCCATCGATGGTACTTGTGTTCGTGTCGGTGCTATGCGGTGTCATTCGCAGGCGCTAACGATCAAGCTCAAGAGAGATGTGCCGTTGGATGAGGTTGAATCCATCATTGCCTCGGCTAACGATTGGGTTAAAGTCATTCCGAATGATCGTGATGTTACGCTTGAAGAGTTAACGCCAGTGAAGGTAACGGGGACTTTATCCGTGCCTGTTGGGCGTCTGCGTAAAATGAATTTGGGTGGTGAGTATCTGAATGCCTTTACCGTAGGTGATCAGCTGCTTTGGGGTGCTGCTGAACCGCTGCGCCGTATGTTGGATATTCTTGTTAAAAAGGCAGGCTAA
- the usg gene encoding USG-1 protein, giving the protein MSQPKIAVVCQEGLPLDAFLDGLSESALVDAQVSLVGVTHEAVSSSAMFNGRPLAFGMIDDVDFSDADLVVVLESSLVVEASAAKLKAASCPVLGFERDLESLGPQSFEVAGVGSAKVIGLQQPAVLALKSLLSDSQLEGVDVTAFYPVSLFGKAGVNELAAQTARLLNVQPLEHQLFETQMPFNYFPLSAMDQMAELEAHTARELSAAFDTDDVHVKAFQMPVFHGQGLAVSVIMTDEVDLDALVETFESNPVVDYRASNKQLSNYEVVQQPGKLMVGDLRKSAVDPHRLDLWLGFDENQFAIGQTLISVAELLLKHYL; this is encoded by the coding sequence ATGTCGCAGCCAAAAATTGCTGTTGTATGTCAAGAGGGGCTTCCATTGGATGCCTTCCTTGATGGATTGTCGGAAAGTGCATTGGTTGATGCGCAGGTGAGTCTGGTTGGTGTAACCCATGAGGCTGTATCTTCGTCTGCGATGTTCAATGGGCGTCCGTTAGCCTTTGGTATGATCGATGATGTTGATTTTTCCGATGCTGATCTGGTTGTGGTTCTGGAGTCTTCACTTGTTGTGGAGGCTTCTGCAGCCAAGCTGAAGGCTGCGAGCTGTCCGGTTTTGGGTTTTGAGCGAGATCTGGAGTCTCTTGGGCCTCAGTCGTTTGAAGTTGCAGGCGTAGGGTCGGCTAAAGTAATTGGCTTGCAGCAGCCGGCGGTGTTGGCATTAAAGTCATTGTTGTCTGATAGCCAGTTGGAAGGTGTTGATGTGACGGCTTTCTATCCGGTATCTCTATTTGGAAAGGCGGGCGTCAACGAGCTTGCGGCCCAAACGGCGCGATTGCTCAATGTGCAGCCGTTGGAGCATCAGTTGTTTGAAACACAGATGCCGTTCAACTATTTCCCGCTATCAGCTATGGATCAAATGGCTGAACTTGAGGCTCATACAGCGCGTGAGTTATCTGCGGCTTTTGATACAGATGATGTTCACGTTAAAGCGTTTCAAATGCCAGTGTTTCATGGGCAGGGGTTAGCGGTTTCTGTAATTATGACTGATGAGGTTGATTTGGATGCGCTCGTTGAGACATTTGAAAGCAATCCGGTCGTTGATTATCGTGCTTCAAATAAGCAATTGTCTAATTACGAGGTTGTTCAGCAGCCCGGAAAGTTGATGGTGGGAGATCTGCGAAAAAGTGCTGTAGATCCGCACCGTCTCGATCTTTGGCTAGGATTCGATGAAAATCAATTCGCTATCGGTCAAACTTTGATATCTGTAGCAGAATTGTTGCTAAAACATTATTTATAA
- the truA gene encoding tRNA pseudouridine synthase A has translation MEGIRHNGPFSHLQVTSNVLKFSTDPILKTTVALGIEYDGTSFHGWQIQKKPAVATVQEALEHALTKVAACPVKVLCAGRTDTGVHATDQVVHFHCETPRSEVAWIRGVNTHLPGSVAVKWAVGVDDSFHARFSATARTYRYVIYNSPVRSPVMHKKLTWINQPLDEGVMHRAAQHLLGENDFSSYRGGGCQSNTPFRFMEKIRVVREGDLIIAEITANAFLLHMVRNIMGVLIEIGLGNRPEDWSALVLAEKDRTKAAKTASPDGLYLVKAHYPAEFGLPERSLGPSFLPAAFKTRI, from the coding sequence ATGGAGGGAATCCGGCATAATGGCCCATTCAGTCATCTTCAGGTTACCTCGAACGTTTTGAAATTCTCCACAGACCCCATTTTAAAAACCACTGTAGCTCTCGGTATTGAATACGATGGCACCAGTTTTCATGGTTGGCAAATTCAAAAAAAGCCTGCAGTAGCAACCGTTCAAGAAGCACTTGAGCATGCATTGACAAAAGTCGCTGCATGCCCGGTGAAAGTGCTCTGTGCCGGTAGAACGGATACGGGTGTCCATGCCACTGATCAGGTGGTGCACTTTCATTGCGAAACTCCAAGAAGTGAGGTTGCGTGGATTCGGGGTGTAAATACACATTTGCCCGGATCGGTCGCTGTTAAATGGGCTGTGGGTGTTGATGATTCGTTTCATGCCCGTTTCTCTGCCACGGCCCGTACTTATCGCTACGTGATTTATAACTCGCCGGTGAGAAGTCCGGTGATGCATAAAAAATTGACTTGGATTAACCAACCCCTTGATGAAGGTGTAATGCATCGGGCGGCCCAGCACCTGTTGGGGGAGAATGACTTTTCTTCTTATCGGGGAGGAGGGTGCCAGTCGAATACACCGTTTCGGTTTATGGAAAAAATCCGTGTTGTGCGCGAGGGTGATTTGATTATTGCCGAGATTACTGCGAATGCGTTTTTGCTTCATATGGTTCGGAATATTATGGGGGTGTTGATTGAGATTGGCTTGGGGAATCGCCCTGAAGATTGGTCGGCACTTGTCCTCGCTGAAAAGGATCGTACCAAAGCGGCTAAAACAGCGTCACCCGATGGTTTGTATCTTGTAAAGGCACATTATCCCGCTGAGTTTGGTCTGCCTGAACGCTCTCTGGGGCCTTCATTTTTGCCAGCGGCATTTAAAACGCGGATTTAG
- the trpF gene encoding N-(5'-phosphoribosyl)anthranilate isomerase has protein sequence MPVARVKICGLTDENAARMAASAGADAIGLVFYPPSKRYVTTSQAASIASVIPPFVQRVGLFVNETKETVERIKEAVQLDLLQFQGAESPEYCESFNFPYIKALQMKPGVDITESFRAFPNARAFLLDTYHPDQHGGIGETFNWDEFPDYSDKPLILAGGLNSDNVQDAIKACRPYAVDVSSGVESGPGIKSTEKMQAFVRSAKSIEVMS, from the coding sequence ATGCCAGTAGCAAGGGTCAAAATCTGCGGCTTGACTGATGAGAATGCAGCGCGAATGGCCGCAAGTGCCGGTGCGGATGCAATCGGCTTGGTGTTTTATCCACCGAGTAAGCGCTATGTGACGACTTCTCAGGCTGCATCCATTGCGTCTGTTATTCCACCCTTTGTTCAACGTGTTGGTTTATTCGTTAATGAGACGAAAGAAACTGTTGAGCGTATAAAGGAAGCTGTACAGTTGGATTTACTGCAATTTCAAGGTGCTGAATCGCCAGAATATTGTGAGTCGTTCAACTTCCCCTATATCAAGGCGCTACAGATGAAACCGGGTGTAGACATCACGGAGAGCTTTAGAGCATTCCCTAACGCCCGAGCCTTTCTTTTGGATACCTACCATCCGGATCAGCATGGTGGCATCGGCGAAACGTTTAATTGGGACGAATTTCCTGATTATTCGGATAAACCTCTGATACTTGCCGGCGGTCTAAACTCCGACAACGTTCAGGATGCTATTAAAGCATGCCGGCCCTACGCAGTTGATGTCAGTAGCGGCGTTGAATCTGGGCCAGGTATCAAGAGTACTGAAAAAATGCAGGCTTTTGTCCGCAGTGCCAAATCCATTGAGGTTATGTCGTGA
- the trpB_2 gene encoding Tryptophan synthase beta chain, producing MSTNENVIDYRNFPDEKGHFGIYGGRFVSETLIYALDELSEAYERLKSDPAFQREFDYDLAHYVGRPSPLYFAERWTKQIGGAKIFMKREDLNHTGAHKVNNTIGQALLAKSMGKKRIIAETGAGQHGVATATVAARLGMECVVFMGEEDIQRQALNVYRMKLLGAQVVSVKSGSRTLKDAMNEAMRDWVTNVDETFYIIGTVAGPHPYPMLVRDFQCVIGREARQQCLDQTGRLPDALVACVGGGSNAIGLFHPFLDDESVAMYGVEAGGLGVDTNEHAAPISKGKPGVLHGNRTYLMEDENGQIQHTHSVSAGLDYPGVGPEHSWLNDIGRVNYVDATDDEALNAFREFTRVEGILPALESSHALAYAKKQAAKMSPDEIMIVNLSGRGDKDIHTIAKIDGITLD from the coding sequence GTGAGTACAAACGAAAACGTGATTGATTATCGTAACTTTCCGGACGAAAAGGGACACTTCGGCATTTATGGTGGCCGGTTTGTTTCAGAGACGTTGATCTATGCGCTGGATGAACTCAGCGAGGCTTATGAAAGGCTCAAGTCCGACCCGGCTTTTCAGCGTGAGTTTGATTATGATTTGGCGCACTATGTTGGACGCCCAAGCCCACTCTATTTTGCCGAGCGTTGGACAAAGCAAATCGGTGGCGCCAAAATCTTCATGAAGCGTGAAGACTTGAATCACACCGGTGCGCATAAGGTGAATAACACGATTGGTCAGGCGTTATTGGCGAAATCAATGGGCAAAAAACGCATTATTGCCGAAACGGGTGCGGGTCAGCATGGTGTCGCTACTGCGACAGTTGCCGCGCGCTTAGGCATGGAATGTGTTGTGTTTATGGGTGAAGAAGACATCCAGCGTCAGGCACTGAATGTTTATCGTATGAAGTTGCTAGGTGCTCAGGTGGTGTCAGTGAAGTCTGGTTCGCGCACGTTGAAAGACGCGATGAACGAGGCAATGCGCGATTGGGTGACCAATGTTGACGAAACCTTTTATATTATTGGCACGGTTGCTGGGCCGCACCCTTATCCAATGTTGGTGCGTGACTTTCAGTGTGTTATCGGTCGCGAAGCGCGTCAGCAGTGTTTAGATCAAACCGGTCGCTTGCCTGATGCGCTAGTAGCATGCGTGGGCGGGGGGTCGAATGCAATCGGCCTGTTTCATCCATTCCTCGATGATGAATCTGTTGCCATGTATGGCGTTGAGGCTGGTGGTTTGGGTGTTGATACTAATGAACATGCTGCGCCGATCAGCAAAGGTAAGCCAGGAGTGCTTCATGGCAACCGTACTTACTTAATGGAAGATGAAAACGGTCAAATCCAGCATACGCATTCGGTATCTGCTGGACTGGATTACCCAGGTGTTGGCCCAGAACATTCCTGGTTGAATGATATCGGTCGGGTTAACTATGTTGATGCGACTGATGACGAAGCATTGAATGCGTTTCGTGAATTTACTCGTGTTGAAGGTATCTTGCCTGCACTGGAATCCAGTCACGCATTAGCATATGCCAAAAAACAAGCGGCAAAGATGTCGCCGGACGAGATTATGATCGTTAATTTGTCAGGGCGTGGTGATAAAGATATTCACACCATCGCCAAGATTGACGGCATAACGCTTGATTAA
- the trpA gene encoding Tryptophan synthase alpha chain encodes MSRIARCLASLKKQNKKALVPYFVSGDPSPETTVDIMHALAANGADIIELGIPFSDPMAEGPVIQLAHERALEHNVSLSQTLDAVSEFRQRDNETPVVLMGYANPIEVMGYEDFVKRASKSGVDGILTVDMPPEEATEFSALLKQHDLDNIYLIAPTTAKSRVELVASIASGYLYYVSLKGVTGAGNLDLVSVEENLAVIREITDLPVCVGFGIKDAESAKAISKLADGAVVGSALVDRMRDAEDAQAAIDAGAPFLRSLRDAMDSE; translated from the coding sequence ATGAGTCGTATTGCGCGTTGTTTAGCTTCGCTAAAAAAACAAAACAAGAAAGCCCTTGTTCCTTATTTTGTTTCGGGTGACCCGTCACCCGAAACAACTGTCGATATTATGCATGCATTGGCAGCCAATGGTGCCGACATCATTGAGCTGGGGATACCATTTTCTGATCCGATGGCTGAAGGCCCGGTAATACAATTGGCACATGAACGTGCGCTTGAGCATAACGTCAGCCTTAGCCAAACATTAGATGCTGTCAGCGAATTTCGTCAGCGTGACAACGAAACACCGGTCGTTTTGATGGGATATGCAAACCCAATTGAAGTGATGGGTTACGAAGATTTTGTTAAACGTGCCTCAAAGTCGGGCGTTGACGGCATTTTGACCGTCGATATGCCGCCAGAAGAGGCAACCGAGTTTTCCGCACTGCTGAAACAGCATGATTTGGACAATATTTATCTGATTGCTCCTACCACAGCAAAGTCGCGTGTCGAGCTTGTTGCGTCGATAGCGTCGGGTTATTTATATTATGTATCGCTCAAGGGTGTCACAGGTGCAGGCAACTTGGATCTTGTTTCTGTGGAAGAGAATCTAGCAGTGATTCGTGAAATAACNGATCTTCCGGTTTGCGTTGGTTTTGGTATTAAAGATGCGGAATCAGCCAAAGCAATTTCAAAACTTGCTGACGGTGCTGTTGTCGGCAGCGCGTTAGTTGATAGAATGCGTGATGCTGAAGACGCACAGGCGGCTATCGATGCCGGCGCGCCGTTTCTTCGTTCCTTGCGTGATGCAATGGATAGTGAGTAA
- the accD gene encoding Acetyl-coenzyme A carboxylase carboxyl transferase subunit beta — translation MSWVDKILPAIRKDQPREQGGTTQVPEGLWKKCVKCDSVLYKPELDKHLSVCPKCRHHMRIGARRRLDVFLDQEGRTEVCTDVEPIDRLKFKDVKKYKERLASAQKSTGEKDALVAMEGTLNGLPVVAVAFEFAFHGGSMGYAVGEKFTRAAKIALDKNIPFVCFSASGGARMQEALISLMQMAKTSAIIERLKQNGVPYVSVMTDPVYGGVSASLALLGDLNVAEPGARAGFAGPNIIEQTIRQKLPKGFQRSEFLLDHGAIDMIIDRKDMRGTLHSLLAMMMHADPVDVAEESENDDEGSAAEESA, via the coding sequence ATGAGCTGGGTTGATAAAATTCTACCTGCAATCCGCAAGGACCAACCACGCGAACAAGGCGGCACTACTCAAGTGCCTGAGGGTTTGTGGAAGAAATGTGTTAAATGTGACAGCGTGCTTTACAAGCCTGAGTTAGATAAGCATCTCAGCGTTTGTCCAAAGTGTCGACATCACATGCGCATTGGTGCTCGTCGTCGTTTGGATGTATTTCTGGATCAGGAAGGCCGCACCGAGGTGTGCACTGATGTCGAGCCGATCGATCGCTTAAAATTCAAAGACGTTAAAAAATACAAAGAGCGTTTGGCTTCTGCGCAAAAAAGCACTGGTGAAAAAGACGCTCTTGTTGCAATGGAAGGTACATTAAACGGTTTGCCAGTTGTTGCTGTTGCGTTTGAGTTTGCCTTTCACGGTGGCTCAATGGGTTATGCGGTGGGTGAGAAGTTTACCCGTGCAGCAAAAATCGCACTCGATAAGAACATTCCTTTTGTTTGTTTCTCTGCCTCTGGCGGTGCGCGTATGCAAGAAGCATTAATCTCGCTGATGCAGATGGCTAAAACCAGCGCAATTATCGAGCGTCTGAAACAGAATGGTGTCCCTTACGTATCTGTGATGACAGATCCGGTTTATGGTGGTGTTTCTGCCAGCCTTGCATTGTTGGGTGACCTTAATGTTGCCGAACCTGGTGCTCGCGCAGGCTTTGCCGGCCCTAACATCATTGAGCAAACTATCCGACAAAAACTGCCGAAGGGCTTTCAGCGCAGTGAATTCCTGTTGGATCACGGCGCAATTGACATGATTATTGACCGTAAGGATATGCGCGGAACTCTGCACAGTCTGTTGGCAATGATGATGCACGCTGACCCTGTGGACGTTGCCGAAGAATCGGAAAATGACGACGAAGGATCTGCGGCTGAAGAATCTGCCTGA